One Neodiprion pinetum isolate iyNeoPine1 chromosome 1, iyNeoPine1.2, whole genome shotgun sequence genomic window carries:
- the LOC124213534 gene encoding uncharacterized protein, with protein sequence MTTSEPKLAEADGTHLNSCGPKDTLCQLCGLPQIGSNQVRPNGLRGCKCNELSPHYKVPDPPRSVQPSILHPDSLKANLDAYVIGSCQPQLSKINSSGTPSSLKMDMCSQKETVPKEVTFEPPQGMDADSGDGKHF encoded by the exons ATGACTACCAGTGAGCCCAAACTTGCAGAGGCAGATGGAACTCATTTGAATTCCTGCGGGCCTAAGGACACTTTATGTCAACTATGTGGCTTACCCCAAATCGGAAGCAATCAAGTCCGACCAAATGGTTTGCGAGGATGCAAATGCAACGAGTTGTCACCACATTACAA AGTGCCAGATCCACCCAGATCTGTCCAACCTTCTATACTTCACCCCGATTCGCTGAAGGCAAACTTAGATGCCTATGTGATAGGATCCTGTCAGCCACAGCTTTCAAAAATAAACAGTAGTGGGACACCATCCTCCCTTAAAATGGATATGTGCTCTCAGAAGGAAACAGTTCCAAAGGAAGTAACTTTCGAACCACCACAAGGAATGGATGCCG ATTCTGGCGATGGAAAACATTTTTAA